A single region of the Gammaproteobacteria bacterium genome encodes:
- a CDS encoding DUF692 domain-containing protein yields MHKLPYLGFGLGLRPTHYRSILDTKPPIDWFEAITEDYLIPGGNALYFLDRVAELYPIVIHGVSLSIGSPDALDNDYLKQLKQLADRVQPKWISDHLCWTGVNGVNLHDLMPLPYTEEAVKHLVTRISQVQDYLGRQILLENVSSYITYNHSVMSEWEFISAIAEQADCLLLLDVNNIYVSAFNHGFNPEEFINGVPANRVQQFHLAGHLNLETHIVDTHDHDIIDQVWSLYATALKRFGPVSTLIERDDHIPPLSELMLELEHAKSIAQQTLGDCVLIQEKEAAV; encoded by the coding sequence ATGCACAAACTCCCCTACCTTGGTTTTGGATTAGGCCTGCGTCCTACTCACTATCGTTCAATACTCGATACCAAACCACCCATTGATTGGTTTGAAGCCATCACTGAAGATTATTTAATTCCCGGCGGTAATGCGCTATATTTCCTCGATCGCGTAGCTGAACTGTATCCTATCGTCATACACGGCGTCTCCTTATCCATTGGCAGCCCCGATGCTCTGGACAACGATTATTTAAAACAACTCAAACAACTGGCAGACCGTGTTCAACCCAAATGGATCTCCGACCATTTATGCTGGACTGGCGTTAATGGCGTCAACCTCCATGATCTCATGCCTTTACCCTACACCGAAGAAGCAGTAAAACATCTAGTCACACGCATTTCACAAGTACAAGATTATCTAGGCCGACAAATTTTGTTGGAAAATGTTTCCAGCTATATTACTTACAATCACTCCGTCATGAGTGAGTGGGAATTCATCAGCGCCATTGCCGAGCAAGCTGACTGTCTACTGCTCCTGGATGTAAATAATATTTACGTCAGTGCTTTTAATCACGGATTTAATCCCGAAGAATTCATCAATGGTGTGCCTGCAAACCGAGTGCAACAATTTCACTTAGCAGGCCATTTAAATCTAGAAACCCACATCGTCGACACCCACGACCACGACATCATCGATCAAGTTTGGTCTTTATACGCTACCGCGCTTAAACGCTTTGGTCCTGTATCCACACTGATTGAGCGTGACGATCACATACCGCCTCTATCTGAATTAATGTTAGAACTGGAACACGCCAAATCCATCGCACAACAAACTTTAGGCGATTGTGTGTTAATCCAAGAGAAAGAGGCCGCGGTATGA
- a CDS encoding DNA-binding domain-containing protein, with product MSTNSLRETIENFQNYVLDKDNALIEHSIQGLDAAFKQTRLDVYHAAYSLRLLEVLSLNFAMLKVFVGEELFERLGRDYIHSYPSNHFSVRFFGRHFSQFLTTHPEATPVLAELADFEWALGQTLDAKDAPQLTFEQMAALDPDAWANLKLTLHPSLRQLNYFYPTPKLWQALSNKTEHPVLEPEEKPVTWIMWRFNLKSHFCTASPEQLWMLEAMQSGQTFSEICAGLCDWLTEDKVVSFAAETLRQWITEGIFSEFEV from the coding sequence ATGAGCACAAACTCCCTGCGCGAAACCATCGAAAACTTCCAAAATTATGTGCTAGATAAAGACAATGCTTTGATAGAACACAGCATCCAAGGTCTTGATGCTGCTTTCAAACAAACCCGCCTGGATGTTTACCACGCCGCTTATTCATTACGCTTGTTAGAAGTCTTAAGTTTAAATTTTGCCATGCTCAAAGTCTTTGTTGGTGAAGAATTATTTGAAAGACTGGGCAGAGATTATATTCATAGCTATCCTTCCAACCATTTTTCTGTGCGGTTTTTTGGGCGCCATTTCAGTCAATTCCTTACTACCCATCCAGAAGCCACACCCGTTCTAGCTGAGCTCGCTGATTTTGAATGGGCTTTAGGTCAAACTTTAGATGCAAAAGACGCACCCCAGCTAACATTTGAGCAAATGGCAGCACTAGATCCAGACGCCTGGGCTAATTTAAAACTAACACTGCACCCTTCACTGCGTCAGCTAAATTATTTCTACCCCACGCCTAAATTATGGCAAGCCCTAAGTAACAAAACTGAGCACCCTGTCCTAGAACCAGAAGAAAAACCCGTCACCTGGATAATGTGGCGTTTTAATCTAAAATCTCATTTTTGCACAGCGAGTCCTGAACAATTATGGATGCTGGAAGCGATGCAATCAGGCCAGACATTTTCCGAAATCTGCGCCGGCCTTTGCGATTGGCTAACAGAAGACAAGGTAGTTAGCTTCGCAGCTGAAACATTGAGACAGTGGATTACGGAAGGAATTTTTTCCGAGTTTGAGGTCTAA